The Tautonia plasticadhaerens nucleotide sequence ATCGAGAAGCTCGAGAACGACGAGGTGCCCGTCCGGATCCTCCACAAGGGGGTCGGCGGCATTACGGAGAGCGACGTGATGCTGGCCGACGCCAGCGAGGCGATCGTCATCGGCTTCCGGGTCGCCCCGGAGGACCGGGCCGTGAGCCTGGCCGAGGAGAAGTCGATCGACATCCGCCGATACGACATCATCTACCAGGTCTCCGACGAGATCAAGCAGGCCATCGAGGGCCGCCTGGAGCCGGAGATCAAGGAGGTGCACCTCGGCCGCGCCGCCGTCCGCCAGGTCTTCAAGATCTCCCGGGGCGGGGCCGGCACCGTGGCCGGTTGCTTCGTCACCCAGGGGACCATCGAGCGCAACGCCCAGGCCCGGATCATCCGCGAGGGCCGGGAGATCTACAAGGGTGCCATCGAGGCGCTCCGGCGCTTCAAGGACGACGTCAAGGAGGTCCGCGAGAACTTCGAGTGCGGCATCAAGATCGCCAAGTACGACGACATCAAGGTCGACGACGTGATCGAGGCCTACCGCATCGAGGTCATCCGCCGGACCCTCTGAGCCCGCCCGATCGATCGGCCGCCGGCCTCGCCCTGCCCGGAATGAATCCGGGCAGGGCGGGGCCGTGGCGGTCCGGCCCCCACCCTTCCCCGTGATCCGCACCGCCCGAGGCCCCCCATGTCCTCGCACCGCATCGAGCGCCTGAATGAGGCCGTCCGAGAGGTCGTCGCCTCGGCCGTGCTCTTCGAGGTCGCCGACCCGAGGATCAAGGGGGTCACGGTACTGAACGCCGAGGTCGCCGCCGACCTGAAGCACGCCACCGTCTTCGTCTCGGTCATGGGGGACGAGGGCAAGCAGAGGCTGGCACTCCGGGGGCTGAAGTCGGCCTGCGGCTTCCTCCAATCCCGGCTGGCCGCCCGGCTGAAGACCCGGTACACGCCGATCCTCCGCTTCGAGCTGGACCAGGGGGTCAAGAAGTCGGTCGCCCTCTCCCGGCTCATCGACGAGACCCTCGCCGCCGATCGCCTCGCCCGGGGCGAGGTCGACGACCAACCGGGCGACGACCAACCCGCCGAGGAGTCGGCCGAGGCCCTCGACGAGGTCGAGGAAGACGACGACGACTCGTCGACCGGCCACGACCCCTCCCGGGCGGACTGACCCGGGCCGATCGATCGGCCGACCGTTCCGATCCGCCCGAGCCCGAGACACCGGACCCGATCCGCACCCGAATCGAAACCCAGCGACACACATGGCCGCACCCAGCAAGTCCCAGATCCTCGACAAGATCCATCCGCTGCTGGCCAAGCGCTACAAGCTCGGCCCGCGGGAGGCGAAGCTGTCGGTGCTGGAGGCGGTCCTCTACGGCATCTGCCACGAGGGCACCACCCGGGAGCAGGCCAACCAGGCGATCAACCGCTTCAAGGACGCCTTCTTCGATTGGAACGAGTTGCGGGTCAGCTCCGTCGAGGAGATCCAGGACGCCCTGGCCGGCCTCCCCGACCCCGGGGTCAAGGCGCAGCGGCTGAGGAGGTTCCTCCGGCAGCTCTTCTTCCGGACCTACAAGTTCGAGCTCGACCACCTCGGCAAGAAGCCGCTGAAGGAGTCGATCAAGGCCCTCCAGGAGTTCGAGGCGATGAACTCCGATTTCGTGCTGGCCACCGTCGTGCAACAGGCGCTCGGCGGCCACGCGATGCCGGTCGACGAGCCGATCCGACGCTGCCTGGTCCGGCTCGGGTTCGCCGACGAGGCGACCCCGCCCGAGGCGATCCGGTCGGCCCTGGAGCGGGCCGTCCCCAAGGCGAAGGGCCTGGAATTCGTCGACCTGCTCGAGGAACTGGCGCACGACACCTGCGTCGCCGGCGAGCCGGACTGCCCCGAGTGCGTGCTCCTGAAGCAGTGCCCGACCGGCCAGGCTCGAGGCGCCTCGAAGGCCAAGCCCTCCGCCGCCGCCGGTGCCCCCGCCGAGGCCGACGCCGATCCGGCCCCCACCTCCCGACGCCGCTCTGGCCCCCAGGGCCAGGGCGAGGCCAAGCCCTCCCGGGGCCGGCCCCCTCGCCCCAAGTAATCCCCCCTCTCGCCCGCCGCTCCCGGCGAATCCCCCCGTTCGGCCGGATCGGTCGGCCCGGGGCCGGCCCGCGCGCGGCAAGACAACGGCGTTCGTCCTGTTTAACGAACGAAAAATTTCGACAATCTCCTGGACGGACCGGCGGCTTGGACTACAACACCGCCGATCGGTCGTGTGGGACGCATCCGAGTATAAGCTTGCGGACGCGACCGTTCGGAATCAGATAATTTCACGGCACGGAGAACAACATATGCGCACGCTCGCCGCCCTTTCGCTCGCCCTGGTCCTCGGCACCCCCGCCTTCGCCCAGGAGAAGACGATCGTCGAGACCGCCGCCGGCAACGACGCCTTCAGCACGCTGGTCGCCGCCGTCAAGGCCGCCGACCTGGTCGAGGTCCTCTCCAGCGAGGGGCCGTTCACCGTCTTCGCCCCGACGGACGAGGCCTTCGCCAAGCTGCCCGAGGGCACGCTGGAGAGCCTGCTGAAGCCGGAAAACAAGGAGAAGCTGGCGACGATCCTGAAGTACCACGTCGTGCCGGGCAAGGTCATGGCCGCCGACGTCGCCGAGCTCGACGGCGAGGAGGTCGCCACCGCCGCCGGCCCGAAGGCCACCATCACCGTCGCCGGCAGCACCGTCATGGTCGACAAGGCCAAGGTCGTCAAGACCGACATCGAGTGCTCCAACGGCGTGATCCACGTCATCGACTCGGTGATCCTGCCCCCGGCCGAGTGACCCGATCCGGCCCGACCGCCCCGCACCGTCCGTGACCCGACGGCCCGCCGACCATCCAAGGTCGGCGGGCCGTCCGCGTTGGCGGCGGGACAAGACCTTGACGGGGCCGATGCCGGTCCCGGATACTCCAATCGACCGCCGCCCATCGGCGGGCGACACCCGCCCCTCGCAGGCATCGCATCCCCCACGCAGCCGATCGCGCGAGTCGAGAGGGACCGGCACGGGCCCGGGGCGGGGCGACTCCCCCGCGGCCCATCCCCCCGATGGACGCCCCGACCCCTGGCCTCGCACCCGAAAACGCGACGCGAACACACCGAACTTAACGCATTCATGCTCTGGCATCTTCAGATCGATCCCGCCCCCGGCCTGGCGGACTCCGAGGGTCGTCGGGCGACGGCCGAGGCCGCGGATCTCGGCCTCGGCGGGCCCTGGACCATCCGTTCGGCCCGA carries:
- the rbfA gene encoding 30S ribosome-binding factor RbfA — translated: MSSHRIERLNEAVREVVASAVLFEVADPRIKGVTVLNAEVAADLKHATVFVSVMGDEGKQRLALRGLKSACGFLQSRLAARLKTRYTPILRFELDQGVKKSVALSRLIDETLAADRLARGEVDDQPGDDQPAEESAEALDEVEEDDDDSSTGHDPSRAD
- a CDS encoding endonuclease III domain-containing protein gives rise to the protein MAAPSKSQILDKIHPLLAKRYKLGPREAKLSVLEAVLYGICHEGTTREQANQAINRFKDAFFDWNELRVSSVEEIQDALAGLPDPGVKAQRLRRFLRQLFFRTYKFELDHLGKKPLKESIKALQEFEAMNSDFVLATVVQQALGGHAMPVDEPIRRCLVRLGFADEATPPEAIRSALERAVPKAKGLEFVDLLEELAHDTCVAGEPDCPECVLLKQCPTGQARGASKAKPSAAAGAPAEADADPAPTSRRRSGPQGQGEAKPSRGRPPRPK
- a CDS encoding fasciclin domain-containing protein — translated: MRTLAALSLALVLGTPAFAQEKTIVETAAGNDAFSTLVAAVKAADLVEVLSSEGPFTVFAPTDEAFAKLPEGTLESLLKPENKEKLATILKYHVVPGKVMAADVAELDGEEVATAAGPKATITVAGSTVMVDKAKVVKTDIECSNGVIHVIDSVILPPAE